From the genome of Salvia splendens isolate huo1 chromosome 7, SspV2, whole genome shotgun sequence:
GGTTTCTTATTTTAGTGTCATAACTTTGGACTGTATCCTTTTTTGGTAAGATGCATATGGATTGTAGTCACTTATATATAAagaggattttttttttatcattgttGGATTATATATATCATGTAATCTTATTATTTTAGTTTAGCGTGGCGTGAACCATTATGATGCAATATCACGATTCACGTATGGGTATGgatcattttatatttatacgTGTAATGTAATTTAAAGAACCTAGCAAAGTCTTTTTAGAGTCATCtattactagtagtactatataactAAAGATATTAATACCTAAAAATAACATGTTTTGTATATAGAATAAACTTTAGTCTATATGTTATACCGAAAATCTTATTTCATATGggatatatagaaaataatgttcagaatatTTAGATAACatctaattaaaattatttatgttttacatttgtttAATTGTTTTAACTTTTTCAGCATAACGTATTTTATGACATACATCGAATTCGATATAGcaatataaaaatgtttatATTATTATCGTATCAAAATCTTTCAGTACGATATCATATTGTACTAGTAACTAGTAGTATAGTATACTTTTGATATTCAAAATATTTGTTCAATAATATAAAGTGATATAAAGGTATTTCAATACTCCCTCCGACCCAaagtagttgagtcgtattcatttttaatttgtcccaaagtagttgagtcatttccttttattgtaaaaactttattcacTCTTTTACTTTCTCACTCTCCCTCTCTCTActttaaattttaacaaatcaatttcttaaatctcgtgtccGAAAGAAATGTTCCAAATAACTTGGaactgagggagtatattatacaACTCTTTTTATGACTACATACCAACAATTTAATGATATATTGTCACTAAATGCAATAATCACAAATATATATGTATCcccatgtttttttttaattttgagttGGACAATATCACATTAAgttcattttgattttgaattaattGATAGATCTTGAACATGTACGCACGAGTAAATATTGAGTACAGAAACGAAACTACCCCCGTCCCTAATTTTTAGTGTAGGTGCACAAATAAAGTGTTATAGTCTATTTCACGGACTATAATTGAAACCAAATAAGTACTACTATTTAAGTTGATCTATGCTTATAAATCTTGAAAACCTCCACCATTTTTTATCGTCAATTCTAAACAATACAGGATTAACAACCCATAAGTTCGCCTCTCGTATTTGACACATTAAAAGAACACAATATAACGACATCTACTAGTACTACCGCCCTAATACAATATCTCAGAAAGTCGTGCATATAATTAATTTGCACAACAAAATATGACAGTTCAATAATATTGTTAAACATGCCCCAACTACCATTTTAAGATATTCCCAATAGATTCCCTCAGAAAAACAAAAAGATACATCTTCAATAGTAGAACATACTAGTAACTAACATCAAATAGGTGAACATTGGTGttattaacaaaaatattactatGATCTACATCCACTCtctggggtggggtggggtggggtgtgCAAAAATGGCGACATCCACATCCACTTTAGTAAGGTGTAACCAACCCGAACTTCACATGGATCTCGAATCGAATATACTATCCAACTTATAAATAGTCTactaatataaaacaaaatcataTGTACAATTTACAGCCAtattacttttctctctctctctgtaacATTAATTGCTACTTTGATCCTATAACTCTTTAATCACATATACTTGGTATATTCGGATGTCCCACAACGTGCCTAATTTCTCTACCTAATGCACCAATTCAACAATATTGTTGTTTACCGGTTTAAGCTTCACTGGCCCACCGCGGTCGTCCGTCCAGTCCTCCGTACTTCTCCGTGCTGAAGAGCTCCTTGTAATACTTCTTCCAGATTGACAGTTTCTTGCATTTCCTGATCAGCTCTAGGCTGCCGCAGCTCCCTCTCAGAAGCAACAGAATCTGCATTTTTTTGTCATATTGTGTCGGTTATCACACGATAATGACACGAGCACTATACAGTTCAAGAGAATGCAAAAATTTAAAGAGGCATGCCTGGCTCATCCGTGGAcgtttgattgaggattgctgGACACACAGCGAAGCTGCTAGGATCACGAGATTCATTTGCACAGCATCATAGTTTTCTGCAAGCGATGGATCGATGAGCTCCTGGATTTTGTTCTTCTTCAGCAGAGGCTTAGCCTAGCAAAAGGTAAGTGGAAATAACAGGTCATTAAATACTGGACTAATAGCCAAAGCATGgtccaaactcaaactcaaactcaaactggAGGCTTACCCAAATAACAAGGCTTTGCTGTGAATAATCAAGGGCTCGACGCCCGGTGATGAGTTCCAATAGCAGTACGCCAAAGGCGAATACATCAGTTTTCTCATCGACTATTCCATGCATTAGAAACTCGGGAGCTAGATAACTGCAGAGCAGACATGAGAATTAGGACCAATGTTTCTTGAAAATTGGACAAGAGTGGTGAACTAAAATTGATCAAATTCTAGGCCGTCTCATGGTGCACATACGTACCCAAAAGTGCCTTCACATTTTGAAACAGTGAGGTGAGTCCATCGGTCTGGCAGCCATTTCGCGAGGCCAAAATCACATATCTGAAACCAAACTAAGCCATGAGGACTAAATCTTCAACACATGACAAACCTACAAAATTACGATGGGCTGTTCATTTATGTCGAAACTAGGTAATCTGACTTGTGTCATATCCGTTACTGGTAAAATAGATCCTCCAAGTATATATGCAAatcattaatcaatattaaagATGTAAAAAAGAGATATTGGCCTAACAAACAaagcaaataaaagaaaactGCACACTTTCTTGATATACTACCTGAGGTTCAAAGTCATCCCTAAGCAATATGTTTGCAGCCTTAATATCACGGTGAATGATCCTCCTTTGACAGCCCTCATGAAGGTACAGCAATCCCTTAGCAATTCCCAACGCCACCTTGTAACGAGTACTCCACTCCACCTTTTCCACCGGATCTGTTTCGTTATAAAAAAGGACAGGGAAACAACGTAGGTTGATCTAAATTAGACAGTCATACAAATACTGCTAGAAAGAAAATTATAGGAATTTTGCAATGATGCACTAACTGTGAAGCATAGAAGCCAAGCTTCCAAGGGGAGATAACTCGAGAACAAGGTACACTCCACCTTCAACACCATAACCAATCAATTTAGCAGTATTAGGATGATTCACATGCGCCATTATCCCAAGTTCTGTGAGGAAATCTGCAATTCTTTCTTCCATAGCCCCTTTTGTCAAGCGTTTGATGGCAACAAGCTGACCCCCACGCAAACGCCCTCTATACACCTCAGCATAACCACCCTTGCCGATCAGATAACCTATTCAGAATACCATCAAACACCACCATTCGAGGATTAAAAAGAGATCAATCTTTTGCAAATCTCAAAGGGTAAAGCTAGCTAACCTTGGCAAAAGTTGCTGGTCGCGGTTTGGAGTTCTAACAAGCTAAAGTTCTTCCATTGAGGCTTAAAATAGTTCATATTAGGATCAAGAAGGGCATTTGGCGCGCTACTAACTTGCTCCCTAAAGCTACTAAATCTTTTCGACAATTTAAGCGCATTGAGGGGCTGCAATGTGGCTAGCTGCCGTTTGGATTTGAATCTTAACAGCTTGAAAAATAAGGCCAACCGTGAGGTTGGCTTAGGATCAATCTCTACTAGGGATTCAGAGGTGCTTGCTTTTGAGGAATCAGTTTGAGATTCTGCACTTCTCAAGAAATCCTCAAGAACAGTGTCTGGTGAGCTAGGATTTGCTTTCTCTATCTCTTTCTCCTTCTCCATACTTGAACAACACAAATCTACTAAAAATAACACTACTTTTCAgcaaaattgaaaatgaggcaCTAGTGTATGCATAATTCACTGAAAAATTAGCACATTCATCGCTTGAAAGTGAAGAAACAAACAACAAAAAGCACAATTCTTTCAGCAAAATGAAGAAGTCACCAAAAATAGAACGAAAAATGAGGAAAAACAAATTTACAGGAATGGAAGCATAATATAATAGGAAGAGCAAGCAATTTTGAAGCTAAACACAGAATTGGATTTGCAAATGGAAATGGTTGCCactttttatcaaacaccttgTGCTAATTACAAAAGGGAACACAACAAAACGTATTTATTTCGCATAATTATGGCTCAGATCTAAAAGGGATCTTTATTTTCAGTATGATTAAAGAAAGAATCAACGTTGCGCCTCCATCAAACAACGACAGCTCATAGCTTTAACAAGAACTCTTGATGGGACTGAGAGAGAGTAGCATGATTTGCTGCAATACGTACGGACTGCGTATGAAAAGTGTAGAGAAACGCATACCACAGAATGGAAGCTGACAGTTTGTCGGAATTTATTGAAGAATCTCGGACAAGAAAGAAAGCCAAGACAGAGATTTATCAGAAACAGAGGTTTTCTTGCTCTGTTGTGACAAAACCAAAAAATTATCTATAGCTTCTCAGTTTTCATAACGCCGACAAAATATCAAGatcgtttttttataattctATAAATTTGTGGGTTAAAATTATTGGTGAAGGTGGTAGAATGTGTGCATGAAGGAAGAAGAGTGATGGTGATGATTATGTGATGTTATTCTTCCAAGATAAGCTGCTGCTACGCTTGCTTCACTACCCACCTTCATTATTTCTTTGTAgcagtagtaatttttttactGTTTTTAGTCCTCGTGCAATTTTCCCTTTTTTAAACCagactttctttttttttatataaaaaaaattacttataGTCAACTAATCAATATCAACAtaatattttactaaaattGGTTTCATCTTGAGGAAAATATATttgtaatagtagtactaatattttgttaatatgattttactatgttttttattttgtgtgtttatcCGATTTTTATATGGTCGGTTGGATTTGTCAGCAACCTAACAACTGATCGGTGGAGTCAGACCGAGTCTGAAAACCGCCCACGTGCTATTTCTGCTTCTATTTTGAGTCAAATTTATTGAGCtcgttttttaaattaaatgtcaATTCTTGGAATATGTTTTTAAATAGAGGCAACGGTCCAATTGttaattttgtcacatttttagcaattaggatttgaatttcaGTCTATTAATGAATTTAACAAAACTAAGTAACATGATAACACAGCTCTTTGGAACCTTAATTATAGCAAGCTATTGAAAAACAAACGCTAATTCTCTagttaataaattgaaaatttgatcGAGTTAATTATTGACTTCTTAATATTCCTTAATTATTTTCGCTAACGCAAATGGGAACAATTTAGTATATAGTTGTCGAATCGTATCTAGAGtcaaaaatatgaatttcaccAACATAGGAGcattaaaatatgtatatatcgCGCGCGGTTTAAAAAATCTGTATGATCCTTAAATATAACTATTTCCACTGTTTTAATTTCAGCAATACTTGTTCTAGCTGAATAACGCAgttgtttttttcttcttcttatcATTGTTATATTATAtagctttattttatatcgGTGGGTATGGAAAGTCGATTTTGTTGTCTTACAGATTACGCATTCATGTTAGTGTTTCAATATAATGCCTTTTGAAAAGGACCAACTTTATGAATTGTTCTGATCCATAGGCTGTCAAATTTATTTAGAATTTATATCGGATGTTATAATAAGAGTAATAATATATTGgaatgtaaaattaaatgataatatttttggtttttggaTTACAAGATATAAAAGTCGGGCGTAATGAAACCCAAAAGAAGtaatataaaatggaaaaattgaaacgaaattacaactgaaaaaGAAACAGTAAACCGTGAATAAGTTGTTTGCCGAGTCGatgagtcctctttccgcaagacgagatacgccccggtagtgctctcggattggcgtttcgtccccaaag
Proteins encoded in this window:
- the LOC121811313 gene encoding receptor-like cytosolic serine/threonine-protein kinase RBK2; this encodes MEKEKEIEKANPSSPDTVLEDFLRSAESQTDSSKASTSESLVEIDPKPTSRLALFFKLLRFKSKRQLATLQPLNALKLSKRFSSFREQVSSAPNALLDPNMNYFKPQWKNFSLLELQTATSNFCQGYLIGKGGYAEVYRGRLRGGQLVAIKRLTKGAMEERIADFLTELGIMAHVNHPNTAKLIGYGVEGGVYLVLELSPLGSLASMLHNPVEKVEWSTRYKVALGIAKGLLYLHEGCQRRIIHRDIKAANILLRDDFEPQICDFGLAKWLPDRWTHLTVSKCEGTFGYLAPEFLMHGIVDEKTDVFAFGVLLLELITGRRALDYSQQSLVIWAKPLLKKNKIQELIDPSLAENYDAVQMNLVILAASLCVQQSSIKRPRMSQILLLLRGSCGSLELIRKCKKLSIWKKYYKELFSTEKYGGLDGRPRWASEA